The DNA segment GGTGATCAGCCGGCTGGTCACCGCCGGCGTGGGGTCTTCCCGAGCGGCGTAGATGTCCAGGACGGTGGCCGAGTCGGCCAGGTTCAGGGCCGTCGCGAATTCGGCAGCGAATTCCCTGGTCCGGGAAAACAGGTGCGGCTGGAAGAGCACATGGACGCCGTGCCCGGCGGCGACAGCGCGGGCGGCGTGCAGCGCGGCGGTCACCTCGGTGGGGTGGTGGGCATAGTCGTCGAACACCCGCACTCCCCTCCCGGTGCCCTTGGCTTCGAACCGGCGGGCAGCGCCGGTGAAGGCGGCAAGGCCCACGGCCGCGGCGGCCGGATCCACCCCCAGTTCGAGGGCCACGGTGAACGCCGCAGCAGCGTTCCGCACGTTATGGGCACCGGGGACACTCAACCGCAGTTCCTGCTCGCAGTCGAGCCCGTCCACCGAAAAGGAGAGCAGGCTGGTAGAGCCGCTGCCCGCCGTGTGTGTCTCACCGATGCGCACGTCGGCAAACTCCGAGTACCCGTAGGTCCGCGTCCGTCGGGTGTCACCGATCCGGGCAACGAGGGCGGCGGCGCCGTCGTCGTCCAGGCAGGTGATGAGCACGCCGTCGTCAGCAGGCAGCAGGGCGGCGAAGCGGTCGAACACCTCGTAGACGGCCTCGGCCGTGCCGTAATGGTCCAGGTGGTCTGCCTCGACGTTGGTGACCACGGCGATCCGCGGCGAATAGTTGAGGAAGGATCCATCGGATTCATCTGCTTCGGCGACGAACACGGAGCCGTCAGCCCAGGCTGCGTTCACACCCAGCGCCGCGACGTCGCCGCCAATGGCGAAGGATGGCTCCCGTCCGGCGGACTGCAGCATCACGGT comes from the Arthrobacter sp. CAN_C5 genome and includes:
- the murC gene encoding UDP-N-acetylmuramate--L-alanine ligase; this translates as MSAPDLTPGDLGRVHFIGLGGAGMSAVARVLLGQGVRVSGSDAAASSTLSALASLGADTTVGHQAGNVDGVDTVVVSSAIRATNPELVASQQRNLRILHRSEALAVAMTGREVVAVAGTHGKTTTTAMITVMLQSAGREPSFAIGGDVAALGVNAAWADGSVFVAEADESDGSFLNYSPRIAVVTNVEADHLDHYGTAEAVYEVFDRFAALLPADDGVLITCLDDDGAAALVARIGDTRRTRTYGYSEFADVRIGETHTAGSGSTSLLSFSVDGLDCEQELRLSVPGAHNVRNAAAAFTVALELGVDPAAAAVGLAAFTGAARRFEAKGTGRGVRVFDDYAHHPTEVTAALHAARAVAAGHGVHVLFQPHLFSRTREFAAEFATALNLADSATVLDIYAAREDPTPAVTSRLITDRLTVPGGYLADPAEAVQAVAARAVPGDIILTIGAGDVTQYGAHLVAALTGSGNPTGPS